Proteins co-encoded in one Polynucleobacter sp. MWH-UH19D genomic window:
- a CDS encoding YaeQ family protein codes for MALRATIHKADLHVADSDRHYYGSHSLTIAKHPSETDERMMIRVIAFALQAHDDLVFTKGLSDTDEPDLWIKDLTDQIKLWIEIGQPDERRILKACGRAEQVIVYCYGGQTSKIWWDGIANKLTRARNLQVIAIPSQQSQELNKLVERSMVLHINIQDGEAYVSSDQGQVTISPEVWRSLQN; via the coding sequence ATGGCTCTTCGCGCAACTATTCATAAAGCTGACCTTCACGTCGCAGATTCTGACCGCCACTACTATGGCAGTCACTCCCTCACTATTGCCAAACACCCATCAGAAACTGATGAGCGCATGATGATCCGAGTCATCGCTTTTGCGCTACAAGCCCATGATGACCTGGTTTTCACCAAAGGCTTAAGCGATACAGATGAACCTGATCTATGGATCAAAGACCTTACCGATCAAATCAAGCTATGGATTGAAATTGGTCAACCTGATGAACGTCGGATTCTAAAAGCTTGCGGTCGCGCAGAACAGGTCATTGTTTATTGCTATGGCGGACAGACCAGCAAAATTTGGTGGGACGGGATAGCCAATAAATTAACGCGGGCACGCAACCTTCAAGTTATTGCTATTCCATCCCAGCAGTCTCAAGAGCTCAATAAGCTAGTTGAGCGTAGCATGGTGCTGCATATCAACATCCAGGATGGCGAAGCCTACGTCTCCTCTGATCAGGGTCAGGTTACTATCAGTCCAGAAGTTTGGCGTAGCCTGCAAAATTAA
- a CDS encoding zinc ribbon domain-containing protein YjdM produces MNTDNLPKCPACKEDMTYPDGDNYVCAQCGHEWPMSEAQEEEVGLIVKDANGNLLADGDTVTLIKDLKVKGSSTTLKVGTKIKGIRLVSGDHEVDCKTEAGNILLKACFLKKA; encoded by the coding sequence ATGAATACAGACAACCTTCCAAAATGCCCTGCTTGCAAAGAAGATATGACCTATCCGGATGGCGATAACTATGTATGCGCCCAATGCGGACACGAATGGCCTATGTCTGAAGCCCAAGAGGAAGAAGTTGGTTTAATCGTCAAAGACGCGAATGGCAATTTATTAGCCGACGGCGATACCGTCACACTCATCAAAGATCTAAAGGTCAAGGGATCGTCCACCACGCTGAAGGTTGGCACCAAGATTAAAGGCATTCGCTTAGTCTCGGGCGACCATGAGGTCGATTGCAAAACAGAAGCAGGCAATATTCTACTAAAAGCCTGCTTCCTGAAGAAGGCTTAA
- a CDS encoding DUF465 domain-containing protein has product MFPEYRELITKLKTTDRHFSHLFDKHNNLDAKILRMEDHQEPSTPEEIETLKKEKLLLKDQIYAVLKKASAA; this is encoded by the coding sequence ATGTTTCCGGAATACCGCGAACTGATTACTAAGCTTAAAACTACAGACCGTCATTTTTCTCATTTATTTGATAAGCACAATAATCTAGATGCCAAGATCCTTCGGATGGAAGATCATCAGGAGCCGAGCACTCCAGAAGAGATTGAGACTCTCAAGAAAGAAAAGTTGCTGCTAAAGGATCAGATCTACGCAGTACTCAAAAAAGCTAGCGCTGCCTAG
- a CDS encoding SlyX family protein gives MTDDRITNLEIKLSFTEDLIEKLNETVYKQQQQIEFLYRELKAIKEQASASGSGVSSLKDEIPPHY, from the coding sequence ATGACAGATGATCGAATTACCAATCTCGAAATTAAATTGAGCTTTACAGAAGATCTCATTGAGAAATTAAATGAGACTGTCTACAAGCAACAACAGCAAATTGAATTTCTCTATCGCGAACTTAAAGCCATCAAAGAACAGGCTAGCGCTAGTGGCTCAGGTGTGAGTAGTCTGAAAGATGAAATTCCGCCACATTATTGA
- a CDS encoding outer membrane lipoprotein carrier protein LolA, which yields MAVIARFFIALRSKRPLQKFWSAVFIGFISITLSNLALAEGETGSEQLRQFVRNSKTAEGDFVQQQLRAPKANEPQDKGLKLVRQTEGHFVFQRPGRFVWETQKPYEQKLITNGTQLVLWDKDLNQATFRPAGQALASTPAAILFGDSSLDQHFDLVDGEERLGMKWVALVPKKDPNAKNKNDLPYTKISIGMSNGLPKALELIDGLGSVVLVTLDKIQLNVNLPANRFNFMPPAGAEVLRLN from the coding sequence ATGGCGGTAATCGCGAGATTCTTCATCGCCCTTCGGAGTAAGCGTCCTTTGCAAAAATTTTGGTCTGCAGTATTCATAGGTTTTATAAGTATTACGCTGTCAAACTTGGCGTTGGCTGAAGGTGAGACGGGGTCCGAGCAATTACGCCAATTTGTGCGCAATTCCAAAACGGCTGAAGGAGACTTTGTTCAGCAGCAGTTACGAGCACCTAAAGCAAATGAACCGCAAGACAAAGGCTTAAAGCTGGTTCGCCAAACCGAAGGCCATTTTGTTTTTCAGCGACCTGGTCGCTTTGTATGGGAAACACAAAAACCATACGAGCAAAAACTCATCACCAATGGAACTCAATTGGTGTTGTGGGATAAAGATCTAAATCAGGCAACCTTTAGGCCTGCTGGACAAGCTCTAGCTTCAACCCCAGCGGCAATCCTGTTTGGCGATAGCTCTTTAGACCAGCATTTCGATTTAGTCGACGGCGAAGAGCGTCTAGGAATGAAATGGGTCGCATTGGTACCCAAGAAAGATCCAAACGCTAAGAATAAAAATGATCTGCCATATACAAAGATATCGATTGGTATGAGTAATGGCCTGCCAAAAGCTTTGGAGCTTATTGATGGCCTTGGAAGTGTCGTATTGGTAACGCTGGATAAAATTCAGCTCAACGTCAATCTGCCGGCAAATCGCTTTAATTTCATGCCTCCTGCAGGTGCTGAAGTCTTACGCTTAAACTAG
- the serS gene encoding serine--tRNA ligase, whose protein sequence is MIDPQLLRKDIAAVAARLAARKFQLDVEKFNTLESERKSLQTRTEELQAKRNQLSKAIGMKKGKGEDASAEMAEVSQVNVDMESGAARLATLQAEISDFLMGIPNLPDESVPTGKDETENKEIKRWGEQPTFDFEIKDHVDLGGPLGLDFEVAAKISGSRFVVLKGPIARLHRALAQFMIDTHSSNHGYQEVYAPYMVNAASMRGTGQLPKFEEDLFKVPRQMGAEAQLENAGGEPRTENFYLIPTAEVPVTNLVRDEIVNADTLPLKFVAHTPCFRSEAGSYGRDVRGMIRQHQFDKVELVQITKPDDSMQALEDLTGHAERILELLELPYRKVLLCTGDMGFGSTKTYDLEVWVPSQNAYREISSCSSMGDFQARRMQARFKSGQGKPELVHTLNGSGLAVGRTLVALIENRQLVDGSVAIPKALQPYLGGLEVLKPI, encoded by the coding sequence ATGATTGATCCACAACTTCTTCGTAAAGATATCGCCGCAGTTGCAGCCCGACTAGCTGCTCGTAAATTCCAGCTAGATGTTGAAAAGTTCAACACCTTAGAGTCTGAGCGTAAATCACTACAAACTCGCACGGAAGAGCTTCAGGCAAAACGCAATCAGCTTTCTAAAGCGATTGGTATGAAGAAGGGTAAGGGTGAAGATGCTTCTGCCGAGATGGCTGAAGTTTCGCAAGTAAATGTCGACATGGAATCGGGTGCCGCACGCTTAGCAACTCTGCAGGCAGAGATATCCGATTTCTTGATGGGTATTCCGAATTTGCCAGATGAGTCCGTGCCAACCGGCAAGGATGAGACTGAGAATAAAGAAATCAAGCGTTGGGGCGAGCAACCCACTTTTGATTTTGAAATTAAAGATCATGTGGATCTTGGTGGTCCATTGGGCTTAGATTTTGAAGTTGCTGCAAAAATTAGCGGTTCACGATTTGTCGTACTCAAGGGGCCTATTGCCCGGTTACATCGTGCTCTAGCGCAATTCATGATTGATACACATTCAAGTAATCATGGTTATCAAGAAGTGTATGCGCCTTATATGGTGAACGCTGCATCGATGCGTGGTACCGGACAATTGCCTAAGTTTGAAGAGGATCTATTCAAAGTCCCTCGTCAAATGGGTGCAGAAGCGCAGCTAGAAAATGCGGGCGGTGAGCCAAGGACAGAAAACTTCTATCTCATTCCAACTGCAGAGGTGCCTGTAACGAATCTTGTGCGTGATGAGATTGTGAATGCTGATACTCTGCCCTTAAAGTTTGTTGCTCATACACCATGCTTTCGATCTGAGGCTGGTAGCTATGGACGAGATGTGCGCGGCATGATTCGTCAACACCAATTTGATAAGGTTGAGTTAGTACAAATCACGAAGCCTGATGATTCTATGCAGGCTCTTGAAGATTTAACGGGGCATGCTGAACGAATCTTGGAGTTACTTGAATTGCCGTATCGTAAGGTTCTGCTTTGTACTGGTGACATGGGCTTTGGTAGCACCAAGACCTATGACTTAGAGGTGTGGGTGCCTTCGCAGAATGCCTACCGAGAGATTAGCTCATGCTCAAGCATGGGGGATTTTCAGGCGCGTCGTATGCAAGCTAGGTTTAAGTCGGGACAGGGCAAGCCAGAATTGGTTCATACACTCAATGGTTCAGGGCTGGCAGTAGGTAGAACATTGGTTGCATTGATTGAGAACAGGCAACTCGTTGACGGAAGTGTTGCGATTCCAAAAGCATTGCAACCTTATTTGGGCGGCCTAGAAGTACTAAAGCCAATTTAA
- a CDS encoding phage holin family protein, which translates to MGNLTLFLVQWGLTSLSLWVASYIFSGMKFADGGSLLIAALLLGFANAVVKPLLILFTLPLTIVTMGLFLLVVNAFMLMLVSAVVSGFTISGFWTAFFASIFISIFSLFVSSLVF; encoded by the coding sequence ATGGGCAACCTCACCCTCTTTTTAGTTCAATGGGGCTTAACCTCGCTGTCTCTTTGGGTTGCAAGCTATATTTTTAGTGGGATGAAGTTTGCTGATGGTGGGTCCTTATTAATTGCCGCCTTACTTTTAGGGTTTGCCAATGCCGTAGTAAAGCCATTGCTCATCCTATTTACTCTCCCTTTAACAATTGTGACCATGGGATTATTCTTATTAGTGGTCAACGCTTTTATGTTAATGCTGGTCTCTGCGGTGGTTAGTGGCTTTACCATTTCTGGCTTTTGGACCGCTTTCTTCGCAAGCATTTTTATTTCAATTTTTAGCCTATTTGTCAGCAGTCTCGTTTTTTAA
- a CDS encoding putative toxin-antitoxin system toxin component, PIN family, translating to MQSVIFDTNVLLDIFVFNDFRAIQIKTALIDHQVKALATPKTIEEFADVISRPLFSLDQVTQEQILNQWHLLANVIEDEALSSAPWQCQDPDDQVFLNLAYTSKPSVLLSKDNELLKLAKKAVKEGVIITSIYLIA from the coding sequence ATGCAGTCTGTTATTTTTGACACCAATGTACTGTTAGATATTTTTGTCTTTAACGACTTTCGAGCAATACAAATCAAGACAGCCTTAATCGATCACCAAGTGAAAGCCCTAGCCACACCAAAAACGATTGAAGAATTTGCAGACGTCATCTCAAGGCCCCTTTTTTCACTAGATCAAGTAACGCAGGAGCAAATTCTGAATCAGTGGCATCTTTTGGCAAATGTCATTGAAGATGAAGCGCTGAGCAGCGCTCCATGGCAATGCCAAGACCCTGATGATCAAGTTTTTTTAAATCTTGCTTACACCTCAAAACCCTCGGTATTGCTCAGCAAAGATAATGAACTTCTAAAGCTAGCTAAAAAAGCTGTCAAGGAGGGAGTCATCATCACTAGTATTTATTTAATTGCCTGA